One genomic window of Candidatus Nitrospira inopinata includes the following:
- a CDS encoding OsmC family protein, producing MDKQVNNTCNGLDIEQMGQTVRALKNDPALAQFQFRARNQWINGGENRSMIKDFYGAGSEDTSRSEAFIFTNGEPPVLLGHNEGANPVEYLLHALAGCVTTTTVLHAAARGIKLRKLSTELTGNINLQGLLALDDSVPAGYESIHIRMDIEADCSDEDLAELIDFAQRHSPVCNTVCRPVPVTIERAVVKRDESEAHAA from the coding sequence ATGGACAAGCAAGTCAACAACACCTGCAACGGGCTCGACATTGAGCAAATGGGCCAAACCGTCAGAGCGCTCAAGAACGATCCGGCCCTGGCTCAGTTCCAGTTCCGCGCGCGCAACCAGTGGATCAACGGCGGGGAGAACCGATCGATGATCAAGGACTTCTACGGTGCAGGGTCAGAGGACACGTCGCGCAGCGAAGCCTTCATCTTCACTAATGGCGAGCCCCCGGTGCTGCTCGGGCACAACGAGGGCGCCAATCCTGTCGAATATCTCCTCCACGCGCTAGCCGGCTGTGTTACGACAACCACGGTGCTGCATGCAGCGGCACGCGGGATCAAATTGCGCAAGTTGTCGACAGAGCTCACCGGCAACATCAACTTACAGGGTTTGCTTGCGCTCGACGACAGCGTGCCCGCCGGCTACGAGTCGATCCACATCAGGATGGACATTGAGGCTGACTGTAGTGATGAGGATCTGGCGGAGCTTATTGATTTCGCCCAGCGGCATTCGCCAGTGTGCAACACGGTCTGTCGTCCGGTACCCGTGACGATTGAGCGCGCTGTCGTCAAACGTGACGAATCTGAAGCGCACGCTGCATGA
- the amoC gene encoding bacterial ammonia monooxygenase, subunit AmoC: protein MAAERGYDISQWYDSRPWKIGWFAMLAIGIFWVLYQRTFGYSHGLDSMTPEFDAVWMGLWRFNIVANALFFAIAVGWIWVTRDRNLANLDPKTELKRYFYWMGWLACYVWGVYYAGSYTLEQDAAWHQVIIRDTSFTASHIVAFYGTFPLYITCGVSSYLYAQTRLPLYSQATSFPLVAAVVGPMFILPNVGLNEWGHAFWFVDELFAAPLHWGFVTLGWCGLFGAAGGVAAQIVSRMSNLADVIWNGAPKSILDPFPSQVNPNAKAGY, encoded by the coding sequence ATGGCGGCAGAGCGGGGCTATGACATTTCGCAGTGGTATGATTCGCGGCCGTGGAAGATTGGGTGGTTTGCGATGTTGGCGATTGGGATTTTTTGGGTATTGTATCAGCGGACGTTTGGGTATTCGCACGGGTTGGACTCGATGACGCCGGAGTTTGACGCGGTGTGGATGGGGTTGTGGCGGTTTAACATTGTGGCCAATGCGTTATTTTTTGCGATTGCGGTGGGGTGGATTTGGGTGACGCGGGATCGGAATTTGGCGAATTTGGATCCGAAGACGGAGTTGAAGCGGTATTTTTACTGGATGGGGTGGTTGGCCTGCTATGTGTGGGGGGTCTATTATGCGGGCAGTTACACATTGGAGCAGGATGCGGCGTGGCATCAGGTGATCATTCGGGACACGAGTTTTACGGCGAGTCACATTGTGGCGTTTTACGGGACATTCCCGTTGTACATTACGTGCGGGGTGTCGAGTTATCTGTATGCGCAGACGCGGTTACCGTTGTATAGCCAGGCGACGTCGTTTCCGTTGGTGGCGGCGGTGGTGGGGCCGATGTTCATCTTACCGAACGTGGGGCTCAATGAGTGGGGCCATGCGTTTTGGTTTGTGGACGAGTTGTTTGCGGCGCCGTTGCATTGGGGCTTTGTGACGTTGGGCTGGTGCGGGTTGTTTGGGGCGGCGGGCGGCGTGGCGGCGCAGATTGTGAGCCGCATGTCGAACTTGGCGGATGTGATTTGGAACGGGGCGCCCAAGAGCATCCTGGATCCGTTCCCCAGCCAGGTCAACCCCAACGCCAAAGCAGGATACTGA
- a CDS encoding methane monooxygenase/ammonia monooxygenase subunit A produces MFRTDEIIKAAKLPPEGVAMSRHIDYIYFIPILFVTIIGTFHMHTALLCGDWDFWLDWKDRQWWPIVTPITTITFCAALQYYNWVNYRQPFGATITILALGAGKWVAVYTSWWWWSNYPPNFVMPATLLPSALVLDFTLLLTRNWTLTAVIGAWMYAILFYPSNWPIFAYSHTPLVVDGTLLSWADYMGFMYVRTGTPEYIRMIEVGSLRTFGGHSTMISSFFAAFASSLMYILWWQFGKFFCTSYFYFTDDKKRTTKVYDVFAYATLAHADKAKLSGGKA; encoded by the coding sequence ATGTTTAGAACGGATGAAATAATCAAAGCCGCCAAGTTGCCTCCAGAGGGAGTGGCGATGTCGCGGCACATTGATTACATTTACTTTATTCCTATTTTGTTCGTGACCATCATCGGAACTTTTCACATGCACACGGCTTTGTTGTGCGGTGACTGGGATTTCTGGTTGGATTGGAAGGATCGGCAGTGGTGGCCGATTGTGACTCCCATCACAACAATTACCTTCTGCGCAGCCCTTCAATACTATAACTGGGTCAATTATCGTCAGCCGTTTGGGGCAACGATAACCATTTTAGCGTTAGGTGCCGGAAAATGGGTTGCGGTTTACACCTCTTGGTGGTGGTGGTCCAACTATCCGCCAAATTTCGTCATGCCGGCCACGTTGCTTCCTAGCGCCTTGGTTCTTGATTTCACCTTGTTGCTAACTAGAAACTGGACTTTGACCGCAGTGATCGGGGCCTGGATGTACGCGATTTTGTTCTATCCGAGCAATTGGCCTATCTTTGCTTACAGCCATACTCCGCTTGTGGTGGATGGGACCTTGCTTTCATGGGCCGACTATATGGGCTTTATGTATGTGCGGACCGGAACTCCTGAATATATCCGTATGATTGAAGTTGGGTCGCTGCGGACGTTCGGTGGGCACAGCACGATGATTTCCTCGTTCTTTGCTGCATTCGCCTCTTCATTGATGTACATCCTGTGGTGGCAGTTTGGAAAGTTTTTCTGCACGTCCTATTTCTACTTCACGGATGACAAGAAGCGAACGACCAAAGTTTACGATGTCTTTGCCTATGCAACATTGGCTCACGCGGATAAGGCCAAACTCTCTGGGGGGAAAGCATGA
- a CDS encoding methane monooxygenase/ammonia monooxygenase subunit B, translated as MNVKHVFKLWMLGFCGVATLAFTPVFDAAPVLAHGERSQEPFLRMRTVNWYDTEWVGKSTAVNDVTYMRGKFHLSEDWPRAVVKPHRTFVNVGSPSSVFVRLSTKVGGVPMFVSGPMEIGRDYEYEITLKARLPGHHHIHPMFSVKEAGPIAGPGGWMDITGRYADFTNPIKTLTGETFDSETEGGMTGIMWHIFWASVALFWVGWFMVRPMYLIRARVLAAYGDELLLDPVDRKLAIGLLVFTVAVVTIGYLAAEAKHPITVPLQAGEAKVKPLPIKPNPLVVEVTHAEYDVPGRALRMTVHATNNGTEPVSIGEFTTAGIRFTNKVGAAKLDPNYPQELIATAGLTMDNEAPIQPGQTVDIHIESKDVLWEVQRLVDILHDPDQRFAGLLMSWTESGERLINPVWAPVLPVFTRLGA; from the coding sequence ATGAACGTCAAACACGTCTTCAAGCTGTGGATGCTGGGATTCTGCGGAGTGGCGACGTTGGCGTTCACGCCGGTGTTTGATGCTGCTCCAGTTCTTGCTCACGGGGAGCGTTCGCAAGAACCGTTTCTGCGGATGCGCACCGTGAATTGGTATGACACTGAATGGGTGGGGAAAAGCACTGCGGTAAATGATGTTACATACATGAGGGGCAAGTTTCATCTGTCTGAAGACTGGCCTCGTGCGGTAGTGAAACCCCATCGAACGTTCGTCAATGTCGGCTCTCCTAGCTCCGTCTTTGTGCGGTTAAGCACGAAGGTTGGTGGGGTGCCGATGTTTGTGTCTGGTCCTATGGAAATCGGGCGTGATTATGAATATGAGATCACGTTGAAGGCGAGACTTCCTGGACATCATCACATTCACCCTATGTTTTCTGTTAAAGAGGCTGGTCCCATTGCCGGACCGGGTGGGTGGATGGATATCACGGGCCGATACGCTGATTTTACAAACCCGATCAAGACTCTGACGGGGGAAACATTTGACTCGGAAACAGAGGGTGGGATGACCGGAATTATGTGGCATATATTCTGGGCATCTGTTGCCTTGTTCTGGGTGGGTTGGTTCATGGTTCGCCCGATGTACTTGATTCGGGCTCGTGTGCTTGCGGCTTATGGTGATGAACTTCTGTTGGATCCGGTTGATCGCAAGCTCGCAATAGGTCTTCTCGTATTTACGGTGGCGGTTGTCACTATCGGTTATCTCGCTGCGGAGGCGAAGCATCCTATTACCGTGCCCCTGCAGGCTGGTGAAGCAAAGGTTAAACCGCTTCCTATAAAACCGAATCCATTGGTGGTTGAAGTCACCCACGCCGAATATGACGTGCCGGGTCGTGCTCTTCGTATGACGGTTCACGCCACTAACAATGGGACTGAGCCTGTCAGTATCGGTGAATTCACAACGGCTGGTATTCGATTTACAAATAAAGTAGGAGCAGCGAAGCTCGATCCGAACTATCCACAGGAGCTTATTGCTACAGCCGGACTGACCATGGATAATGAGGCTCCGATACAGCCGGGTCAGACTGTTGACATTCACATAGAATCAAAGGATGTTCTATGGGAGGTTCAGCGGCTGGTTGACATTCTTCACGATCCGGATCAGCGGTTTGCTGGGTTGTTGATGTCATGGACTGAATCGGGAGAACGTCTTATTAACCCCGTGTGGGCTCCTGTGCTTCCTGTCTTTACACGATTGGGAGCATAA